From one Lolium rigidum isolate FL_2022 chromosome 4, APGP_CSIRO_Lrig_0.1, whole genome shotgun sequence genomic stretch:
- the LOC124646898 gene encoding uncharacterized protein LOC124646898 yields MKSGPGTDHNQEPVNGHGQRQDSKNGAEAAQGGAEASSPSRLAATPVGRPQERAREQAGAGSRGAHGSISATVGVDQKGKVPAATPLPEPPAPSSAGSSPSNPSLDSAWPFGAGTVSSATIDCKEVFDRLVRAQTAINEAGRGSAEEGEKNKKPDVEQAESSHPKKALWSKLKNYFTREVVDREKWEMYEEHVGHQTNPIAEVFDYYRVPEDMAICVNLDAYLRFRPVYGDGECFYRSFIFSYLEQVLDRQDTHEEHRLLDTIKRVSTQHTNLGWTSSGFRRSYKEMHNCLTVVACHHSFTHCWHKLKFEVYSKVNKPILTTMNLKRNLLPEEQ; encoded by the exons atgaagtccggtccaGGAACAGACCACAACCAAGAACCCGTCAATGGGCACGGGCAACGCCAGGACTCCAAGAACGGCGCTGAGGCAGCCCAAGGCGGCGCCGAggcctcctcgccgtcgcgtCTCGCCGCAACGCCCGTCGGCCGACCCCAGGAACGCGCCCGTGAGCAGGCGGGAGCCGGAAGCCGCGGCGCCCATGGATCGATCTCCGCCACGGTGGGGGTCGACCAGAAGGGCAAGGTGCCCGCCGCTACTCCTCTTCCGGAACCTCCCGCTCCAAGCTCCGCGGGAAGCAGCCCGTCCAACCCCTCCCTCGACAGCGCCTGGCCGTTCGGGGCCGGGACGGTAAGCTCCGCGACCATCGACTGCAAGGAAGTGTTCGACCGGCTGGTTCGAGCGCAGACGGCTATCAACGAGGCCGGTAGGGGATCGGCCGAGGAGGGGGAGAAGAATAAGAAGCCGGATGTGGAACAG GCGGAATCGTCGCACCCCAAGAAGGCGCTCTGGAGCAAGCTTAAGAACTATTTCACCCGCGAG GTTGTTGATAGAGAAAAATGGGAAATGTATGAGGAACATGTGGGTCACCAG ACAAATCCTATCGCTGAAGTCTTTGATTATTATCGTGTTCCCGAAGATATGGCTATTTGTGTGAATCTTGATGCCTATTTGAGATTCAGACCGGTGTATGGAGATGGAGAGTGTTTCTACAGGAGCTTCATATTTTCCTACCTT GAGCAAGTTCTTGATAGGCAGGACACACATGAGGAACACCGCCTCCTTGATACCATTAAAAGAGTGTCTACGCAACATACAAATCTTGGATGGACCTCCTCTGGGTTTCGCAGGAGCTACAAA GAGATGCACAACTGCTTAACAGTAGTGGCATGCCATCACAGTTTTACACACTGTTGGCATAAACTCAAATTCGAAGTTTACAGTAAAGTTAACAAGCCAATTCTAACAACAATGAACCTTAAGAGAAATCTACTTCCAGAGGAACAATGA
- the LOC124646899 gene encoding mitochondrial import inner membrane translocase subunit Tim9-like, giving the protein MDTTGATAAAGGGAAAFSGSGISAEEEQARMAAMVEKLQARDALRMYTWLSQRCFSDCVSTFYRKTLGKGEGACVRACVRKYLLVTTASAARFAQLADPYAAVADDEDDDQD; this is encoded by the exons ATGGACACCACCGGCGCCACAgcagccgccggcggcggcgccgccgccttctccggcAGCGGCATCAGCGCCGAGGAAGAGCAGGCCCGCATGGCCGCCATGGTCGAGAAGCTCCAGGCCAGAGACGC GCTCCGGATGTACACCTGGCTGTCGCAGCGGTGCTTCTCCGACTGCGTCTCCACCTTCTACCGCAAGACGCTCGGCAAGGGCGAGGGGGCCTGCGTCCGCGCCTGCGTCCGCAAGTACCTCCTCGTcaccaccgcctccgccgcccgcTTCGCCCAGCTCGCCGACCcctacgccgccgtcgccgacgacgaagacgacgaccaagACTGA
- the LOC124708170 gene encoding outer envelope pore protein 16, chloroplastic-like gives MPRAGFSAGSPKVEFAIDMGNPLLNRTVDGFLKIGAVGACKVAAEDAFECLHKGSVSKNKLEQTLKNMCKEGAYWGAVAGLYVGVEYGVEKIRGRYDWKNALIGGVVSGAIISAASNSKADKIAKDAITGGAIATAVEFINYLT, from the exons ATGCCTCGCGCGGGGTTCTCGGCCGGCTCGCCCAAGGTGGAGTTCGCCATCGACATGGGGAACCCGCTCCTCAACCGCACTGTCGACGGCTTCCTCAAGATCGGCGCC GTTGGCGCCTGCAAGGTGGCTGCCGAGGACGCCTTCGAGTGCCTCCACAAGG GTAGTGTTTCGAAGAACAAGCTTGAGCAGACA CTGAAGAACATGTGCAAGGAGGGTGCATACTGGG GTGCTGTTGCTGGATTGTATGTAGGCGTGGAGTATGGAGTGGAAAAGATCCGTGGTCGCTATGACTGG AAAAACGCTTTGATTGGAGGAGTTGTAAGCGGCGCAATCATCTCTGCTGCTAGCAACAGCAAGGCTGACAAGATCGCCAAGGATGCCATTACCGGAGGTGCCATCGCGACTGCCGTTGAGTTCATAAACTACCTCACCTAG